Proteins encoded by one window of Cannabis sativa cultivar Pink pepper isolate KNU-18-1 chromosome 4, ASM2916894v1, whole genome shotgun sequence:
- the LOC115713332 gene encoding uncharacterized protein LOC115713332 — translation MALPSSFGNWLQEVFLKLDEDQVCRAAMLCWALWKARNATVWNKKVSSHTEILALACTTLDHWRKAQDNTCLSSLFFENKGDGAELWTKPESNNIKVNIDDALFTQENSYGFGIVARDSQGKNLLPKR, via the coding sequence ATGGCTTTACCATCCTCATTCGGCAATTGGCTCCAAGAAGTCTTCCTAAAACTTGATGAGGATCAAGTATGTCGTGCTGCAATGTTATGCTGGGCTTTGTGGAAAGCAAGAAATGCTACTGTTTGGAACAAAAAAGTGTCTTCCCATACTGAGATTCTGGCGTTAGCTTGTACAACCCTTGATCACTGGCGAAAAGCTCAAGACAATACATGTCTATCTTCCTTGTTCTTTGAGAACAAGGGTGATGGTGCTGAGCTTTGGACTAAACCTGAATCAAACAACATCAAGGTCAATATTGATGACGCCCTTTTTACACAAGAAAATTCATACGGCTTTGGAATTGTGGCTCGTGACAGTCAAGGCAAAAACTTGTTACCAAAGAGGTGA
- the LOC115712505 gene encoding E3 ubiquitin-protein ligase ORTHRUS 2 has product MADLPCDGDGLCMVCKIKPSPDETLHCHTCATPWHVACLSSRPETMGEALKWECPDCSPLSNPDPVPKPIASSSDLVASIRIIQADTSLTEREKAQKRQQLMCKREQDGPADGGPPKTNDLLELLGGNLNCSICMQLPERPVTTPCGHNFCLKCFEKWVGQRKRTCANCRCPIPNKMASNPRINSALVIAIRMAKASKSNAEVGQSKPQHFIHNQDRPDKAFTTDRAKKTGKANACSGKIFVTTAPDHFGPIPAENDPERDQGVLVGESWEDRMECRQWGVHMPHVSGIAGQSTYGCQSVALSGGYEDDEDHGEWFLYTGSGGRDLSGNKRTNKAHSFDQKFEKLNEALRLSCRKGYPVRVVRSHKEKRSAYAPEEGVRYDGVYRVEKCWRKKGAQGHLVCRYLFIRCDNEPAPWTSNDHGDLPRPLPAVPELKGAIDLTERKEAPFWDYDEEKGRWMWKKPPPPSRKRMHSDCSGIPRKRSKKVNKASAREKLLKEFSCQICRQVMTLPITTPCAHNFCKGCLEGVFAGQTAVEQRTCQGRRALRARKNVMKCPCCTNDISDFLQNPQVNRELMGVIESLMQKEEPEESAETCEEVAAETGEEFTVGARDEEEEKEEEENTLNPEAEEEKETVGDSMKDVKTSSPKKPTATNEKQTDLLMKVEEPQPQASPNGENKAQRQNYKRNKAETVGNPTKKAKTSSPKKPTATNEKQTDSPVKGEKPQPEASPEEESKAKKQNYKSKKAETGVVGTPTRRSTRVKQ; this is encoded by the exons ATGGCTGATCTCCCCTGCGATGGTGATGGCCTTTGCATGGTCTGTAAGATCAAGCCTTCTCCTGATGAGACCCTCCATTGTCACACCTGCGCCACTCCATGGCATGTCGCTTGCCTCTCTTCCCGCCCCGAAACCATGGGGGAGGCTCTCAAATGGGAATGCCCCGACTGTTCGCCTCTCTCTAATCCCGATCCCGTTCCTAAACCAATCGCTTCTTCTTCTGACTTGGTCGCTTCCATACGGATCATTCAGGCCGATACCTCGTTGACCGAGCGGGAGAAGGCCCAGAAACGTCAGCAGCTCATGTGCAAGCGCGAACAGGATGGACCAGCCGATGGCGGACCTCCCAAGACCAATGACCTACTTGAGCTTCTTGGGGGTAATCTCAACTGCTCTATTTGCATGCAACTGCCCGAGAGACCTGTTACG ACACCATGTGGCCACAATTTTTGCCTCAAGTGTTTCGAGAAATGGGTTGGACAGAGGAAACGCACCTGTGCCAATTGCCGGTGCCCAATCCCAAACAAGATGGCAAGCAACCCCAGAATCAACTCTGCGCTTGTCATTGCAATCAGAATGGCCAAGGCTTCAAAATCCAATGCTGAAGTGGGGCAAAGCAAGCCCCAACATTTTATCCACAACCAAGATCGCCCAGACAAAGCTTTCACAACTGACCGTGCAAAGAAGACTGGCAAAGCTAATGCTTGCAGTGGAAAGATCTTTGTGACAACGGCTCCTGATCACTTTGGGCCTATTCCTGCAGAAAATGATCCTGAAAGGGATCAGGGTGTATTGGTTGGTGAGTCCTGGGAAGATAGGATGGAGTGCAGACAATGGGGTGTCCATATGCCTCATGTTTCTGGAATTGCTGGGCAGTCTACCTATGGCTGCCAGTCAGTGGCTCTCTCTGGTGGTTATGAAGATGATGAGGATCATGGCGAGTGGTTTCTTTACACTGGGAG TGGTGGGAGAGATCTTAGCGGCAATAAGCGGACAAACAAGGCTCATTCTTTTGATCAGAAGTTTGAAAAGTTGAATGAGGCACTGCGACTTAGTTGTCGAAAAGGCTACCCTGTCCGAGTTGTGAG GTCTCACAAGGAGAAGCGATCAGCTTATGCCCCAGAAGAGGGAGTGCGATATGATGGAGTTTACAGAGTTGAGAAATGTTGGCGCAAGAAAGGAGCACAA GGCCATCTTGTGTGCAGATATCTATTCATTAGATGTGACAATGAACCAGCTCCGTGGACAAG TAATGATCACGGGGACCTTCCAAGGCCTTTGCCTGCAGTACCAGAGTTAAAGGGAGCAATTGATCTAACTGAAAGGAAAGAAGCTCCTTTCTGGGACTATGAT GAGGAGAAAGGTCGGTGGATGTGGAAGAAGCCTCCGCCGCCTAGTAGAAAACGCATGCATTCTGATTGTTCTGGAATTCCAAGGAAGAGATCTAAAAAAGTTAACAAAGCATCTGCAAGAGAAAAGCTTTTGAAAG AGTTTAGCTGCCAAATTTGCCGGCAAGTGATGACTCTTCCGATCACTACCCCTTGTGCTCATAACTTCTGCAAAGGTTGCCTAGAGGGTGTATTTGCTGGTCAAACTGCTGTGGAGCAGAGGACATGTCAAGGCAGAAGAGCACTGCGGGCTCGGAAGAATGTTATGAAATGTCCATGCTGTACAAATGACATTTCTGACTTTCTTCAAAACCCACAG GTTAATAGAGAACTAATGGGTGTCATTGAATCGCTGATGCAAAAAGAAGAGCCTGAAGAGAGTGCTGAGACATGTGAAGAGGTAGCTGCCGAAACAGGAGAAGAGTTTACCGTGGGGGCACGAGATGAAGAAGAGGAAAAGGAAGAGGAAGAAAATACTTTGAACCCTGAAgctgaggaagagaaagaaactgttggcgATTCCATGAAAGATGTTAAGACGTCCTCTCCCAAGAAACCTACTGCTACTAATGAGAAGCAGACAGACCTTCTGATGAAGGTTGAGGAGCCTCAACCACAAGCATCCCCAAATGGAGAAAACAAAGCTCAAAGACAGAATTATAAGCGCAACAAGGCTGAAACTGTTGGCAATCCCACAAAAAAGGCTAAGACATCCTCCCCCAAGAAACCTACTGCTACTAATGAGAAGCAGACAGACAGTCCAGTTAAGGGTGAGAAACCACAACCAGAAGCATCCCCagaagaagaaagcaaagccaAAAAACAGAATTATAAAAGCAAGAAGGCTGAAACTGGAGTTGTTGGAACACCAACCAGAAGGAGCACTAGGGTAAAGCAGTAg
- the LOC115712506 gene encoding uncharacterized protein LOC115712506, protein MAASSRLVLHLHATTTAAIVVPTPKYNLRLSTATAANRRFRKPIFKCKATSNTTPTSTPVFQGIYGPWSVDSTDVREVISYRSGLVTAAASFVGAASTAFLPEENQVGEFIHHNLDLFYIVGGAGLGLSLALIHIYVTPIKRTLQAFWGLGVVGSLLTYTNLAKPSGQGLVQYVVHNPSAVWLVGPLFAALTGLVFKEGLCYGKLEAGLLTFIIPTLLLGHLSGLMDDGVKLPLLGAWMILFVIFAGRKFSQPIKDDIGDKSVFMFNSLPEDEKVALIEKLEQQNS, encoded by the exons ATGGCGGCATCTTCAAGACTAGTGCTGCATCTACATGCCACAACCACCGCAGCTATAGTGGTGCCTACACCCAAGTACAACCTTAGATTATCCACCGCCACAGCTGCTAATCGCCGCTTTCGAAAACCCATATTCAAATGTAAGGCTACCTCTAACACTACTCCTACTTCTACTCCTGTTTTCCAAGGAATCTACGGTCCTTGGTCCGTCGATTCCACCGACGTTAGAGAGGTCATATCCTACCGTTCTGGGCTGGTCACAGCTGCAGCCTCTTTTGTTGGGGCAGCCTCCACAGCTTTCTTGCCTGAAGAAAATCAGGTCGGGGAATTCATACACCACAATCTTGACCTGTTTTACATTGTGGGTGGTGCTGGACTTGGGTTGTCTTTGGCTTTGATTCATATATATGTCACCCCAATTAAGCGAACTCTTCAAGCATTTTGGGGGCTTGGCGTGGTTGGGTCCTTGCTCACATACACCAACTTGGCTAAGCCTTCTGGGCAAGGGCTGGTCCAGTATGTAGTTCACAACCCCTCTGCTGTCTGGCTTGTGGGCCCACTCTTTGCAGCCCTCACTGGCCTTGTCTTCAAGGAAG GTCTCTGTTATGGCAAGCTAGAAGCTGGACTTCTCACTTTTATAATACCAACTCTTCTTCTTGGCCACCTG AGTGGTTTGATGGACGATGGAGTGAAACTTCCTCTGCTTGGAGCTTGGATGATActttttgttatatttgctgGAAGGAAGTTTTCTCAGCCAATTAAG GATGATATTGGTGACAAATCCGTCTTTATGTTCAATTCCCTTCCGGAAGACGAGAAAGTAGCTTTGATCGAGAAGCTTGAGCAGCAAAATTCTTAA